In the Larimichthys crocea isolate SSNF chromosome XXI, L_crocea_2.0, whole genome shotgun sequence genome, one interval contains:
- the fanca gene encoding Fanconi anemia group A protein, which yields MSLSATCESVSQKRTLSSLLAGRVVKRPKQEDGRRLQEATIQLLEQQQNLCGLLREVGNPDVCNVLRAGEQKQADGVSPAVSGSLLVCELRRQASRTGVPVAALAVKMVLERLTEITGTEEEEEEEDEDDNERRRLLTSSQRVQLCVLLESGKELLSQGALCPKLLWQEYRRDQRLPKLEVVYHLHVYSLVTLKHILENDDGVRSWLASQLKTLCSWTPPPGEDETRQVQQKVLSTVVGVLVGTGFELSREPAGPDRRTSQLCCSVLDDMLFWLLDAVEKDLMLQTDGRGAELWIRIFDASLCGVSASADALQRFFTHSLTQTLTYKPRLTVSDAITLQNEWTFAKASRLVTSLFRKLAVMFSVEQLLRHLQQVLETHEVNWKHVLCFLSTLLVYNPCAEPSLRELLSRLLSSAFEGYDLENMITAFLLARQGALEGPGIFPSYSDWFKMSFGGGSSCHAASKKSLVFLLKFLSDLVPFEPPQYLKVHILHPPYVPMKHRSLLMEYVSLAKTRLADLKESVEDMGLYEDVSGAGGASVQCQAVQDVEKAVSLFESTGRISATVMEASIFRRPYFLTRFLPALLKPRVLPVKADARMSFIEALKKADKIPAAQYSSYVESCQKQRQQDCSTLVCLDTNDDPLEVLKTQLQEFTELHAEGNDGEMSAQLSRISHTLSVIFSGRPDKLIERSVIKLHASAPPPSSELHVKAANEILRNFCQCVLDASRASPPNKQSLWASRFVSMLLGNTQLLSSLLHRLWDLFHNQGPSLSAAHVLGLAAFVVHLNVSTSHGPLVQLDPALLPEPVPVGDALSLALVCSTHANMLFCVRFCVAAVCYGMCRADSLPQLQQQDYIVTSFYKKLLYLIPRLLPEARRAPVTAAAGPVSEDEEENLPGLWSSATDANNSWRKTARHLWRHPAFTQLGQTPRYQLSFSEWLTEELKVRRSEDALSDPERQEYQQWACLELYLSCPEEQGGCGGDMKSLCCHLLNAIIDQCSSDHKETGTCLPDILSRVQELVYEMEVTDLSVGCRSGSDVRDFLFELVSDRCSAAAAASLSAELHTQHTVNTWNRVLLALPAVMFIKVKTEGGRTTLDTDRLIEHVNQHQRKACSPAGLLSFRLTAHLLRGVLCAGVRCGRPADEVNRSWSQISLHCPLLLVSTAHWWGRLSPLLLSLWRRLCDGESVPKQLQLLADCQIWACSLEKGPSSTSVPAASPLLLAASLHHACRYNQDFSTALNMLRPERVNQHRQVLVFLLFLCVNDYLSALLYPQETIHQKSRTLCADLLPTLVDSADWLLIFKSNEQQGVYQPITMVTTDEFTRLMPWAFYSLLLQQSAELRHRAVCCPGFLHAAVLCYASLLQLFLDGHELPSTSKPSDNQILNDAKKFLLSAIAETSPAALSSSQLTQLESQCADLDPEVSAALSVHLNPPSLSPEMDFL from the exons TGTGTGAGCTGAGGCGTCAGGCCTCGCGGACAGGTGTCCCGGTGGCGGCGTTGGCGGTGAAGATGGTGCTGGAGAGACTTACGGAGATCACCGGaactgaagaggaggaggaggaggaagacgaagacGACAACGAGAGGAGACGGCTTCTCACTTCATCTCAGCGA GTCCAGCTGTGCGTCCTGTTAGAGTCCGGAAAAGAACTGCTGTCACAGGGAGCCTTGTGCCCGAAACTGCTGTGGCAGGAGTACAGAAGAgatcag AGACTTCCCAAACTGGAGGTCGTGTACCATCTTCACGTCTACAGCCTCGTCACTCTGAAGCACATTTTAGAGAA TGACGACGGAGTTAGGTCGTGGTTGGCGTCTCAGTTGAAGACACTGTGCAGCTGGACGCCTCCACCAGGAGAAGACGAGACCAGACAAGTCCAACAGAAAGTGTTGTCAA ctgTGGTTGGAGTCTTGGTGGGAACTGGTTTTGAACTGAGCCGTGAACCAGCAGGTCCAGACCGGAGGACCTCCCAGCTCTGCTGCTCGGTGCTGGACGACATGCTCTTCT GGCTGCTCGACGCTGTGGAAAAGGATCTGATGCTGCAGACTGACGGACGAGGAGCCGAGCTATG GATTCGGATATTTGATGCTTCACTCTGCGGAGTTTCAGCGTCCGCCGATGCCCTTCAGCGATTCTTCACACACTCCCTCACGCAGACACTCACCTACAAGCCTCGACTAACAG TGTCGGACGCCATCACTCTGCAGAACGAGTGGACCTTTGCAAAAGCCAGCCGGCTGGTGACGTCTCTTTTCCGTAAG CTGGCCGTGATGTTCAGCGTGGAGCAGCTGCTGCGTCACCTGCAGCAGGTTCTGGAAACCCACGAGGTGAACTGGAAACACGTCCTGTGCTTCCTGTCCACTCTGCTGGTGTATAACCCGTGTGCCGAGCCCAGCCTGAGAG AGCTGCTGTCCCGCCTGCTGAGTTCTGCTTTCGAAGGCTACGACCTGGAGAACATGATCACCGCCTTCCTGTTGGCTCGACAGGGCGCGCTGGAAGGACCCGGCATCTTCCCGTCCTACAGCGACTGGTTCAAG atGTCTTTCGGTGGAGGAAGTAGCTGCCATGCAGCCAGTAAGAAGTCTCTGGTGTTTCTGCTGAAGTTCCTCTCGGACCTGGTGCCCTTTGAACCCCCACAGTACCTCAAG GTTCACATCCTCCACCCTCCGTATGTCCCCATGAAACACCGCAGCCTCCTGATGGAGTACGTCTCTTTGGCAAAGACCAGGCTGGCTGATCTCAAG gaGTCTGTGGAGGACATGGGTTTATATGAAGATGTTTCCGGTGCAGGTGGAGCCTCAGTGCAG TGTCAGGCTGTCCAGGACGTGGAGAAGGCAGTGTCTCTGTTTGAGAGCACAGGAAGAATCTCTGCCACAGTCATGGAGGCAAg TATTTTCCGCAGGCCGTATTTCCTGACGCGATTCCTCCCGGCTCTGCTGAAACCGAGAGTG CTGCCGGTCAAAGCTGACGCTCGGATGAGTTTCATAGAAGCGCTGAAGAA agctgATAAGATCCCCGCAGCTCAGTATTCGTCTTACGTGGAGTCCTGCCAGAAACAGAGGCAGCAGGATT gcaGCACGTTAGTGTGTTTGGACACCAATGATGATCCTCTGGAGGTCCTGAAGACTCAGCTGCAGGAGTTCACAGAGCTGCACGCTGAGGGAAATGatggag AGATGTCGGCTCAGCTGTCGAGGATCTCTCACACTCTGAGCGTCATCTTCTCTGGCCGTCCCGACAAGCTGATTGAACGGAGCGTCATCAAACTTCACGCGAGCGCTCCTCCGCCGTCCTCTGAGCTCCACGTCAAA GCCGCCAACGAGATTTTGAGAAACTTCTGCCAGTGCGTGTTAGACGCTTCACGAGCCAGTCCTCCAAACAA acaaAGCCTGTGGGCCTCCAGGTTTGTCAGCATGCTGCTCGGTAACACTCAGCTCCTCTCCAGCCTCCTGCACAGACTCTGGGACCTGTTTCATAACCAG GGTCCGTCGCTGAGCGCCGCCCATGTACTCGGCCTGGCGGCGTTCGTGGTCCACCTCAACGTCTCCACGTCCCACGGTCCTCTGGTTCAGCTGGACCCGGCCCTTCTGCCTGAACCAGTACCCGTTGGAGACGCTCTCAGCTTGGCGCTGGTCTGCAGCACTCACGCCAACATGCTGTTCTGCGTCAG GTTTTGCGTTGCAGCTGTGTGTTACGGGATGTGCAGAGCGGACTCGCTGCCTCAGCTGCAACAGCAGGACTACATCGTCACCAGCTTCTATAAGAAG CTTCTCTACCTCATCCCAAGACTGCTTCCTGAAGCCAGAAGAGCTCccgtcactgctgctgctggtccagtcagtgaagacgaggaggagaaccTGCCCGGCCTGTGGAGCAGCGCCACGGACGCCAACAACAGCTGGAGGAAGACGGCGCGGCATCTGTGGAGACACCCGGCCTTCACTCAGCTGGGACAGACGCCACGATATCAG CTGTCGTTCTCAGAGTGGCTGACCGAAGAGCTCAAAGTGCGGCGAAGCGAAGACGCTCTGTCAGACCCAGAACG TCAGGAGTATCAGCAGTGGGCCTGTCTGGAGCTCTACCTGTCCTGCCCGGAGGAGCAGGGCGGCTGCGGAGGCGACATGAAGAGCCTCTGTTGTCATCTGCTGAACGCCATCATAGACCAGTGCTCAAG CGATCACAAAGAAACAGGAACCTGTCTGCCAGACATCCTGTCCAgagtacag gagctCGTCTATGAGATGGAAGTGACCGACCTCTCTGTCGGCTGTAGAAGCGGATCCGATGTTCgtgattttctgtttgagtTGGTGTCTGACAGATGCTCGGCGGCGGCAGCGGCTTCACTGAGCGCCGAACTCCACACGCAACACACCGTGAACACGTggaacag agtcCTGCTGGCTCTCCCGGCGGTGATGTTCATTAAAGTGAAGACTGAAGGCGGGAGGACGACTCTGGACACGGACCGGCTGATTGAACACGTGAACCAACATCAG AGGAAGGCGTGTTCACCGGCCGGCCTGCTGTCCTTCCGTCTGACGGCTCACCTCCTGAGA GGCGTGTTATGTGCCGGCGTGCGCTGTGGACGCCCAGCAGACGAAGTCAACAGATCCTGGTCTCAGATCAGTCTACACTGTCCTCTGCTGCTCGTCTCCACGGCG cACTGGTGGGGGCGTCTCTCTCCGCTGTTGTTGTCGCTGTGGCGTCGTCTTTGTGATGGAGAGTCGGTAccaaagcagctgcagctcctcgcTGACTGTCAGATCTGGGCCTGCAG TTTAGAGAAAGGTCCGTCGTCAACGTCAGTGCCTGCAGcctcacctctgctgctggctgccaGTCTGCACCATGCCTGCCGCTACAACCAGGACTTCAGCACCGCCCTGAATATGCTGCGACCAGAGAGGGTTAATCAGCACCGACAG GTGCTCGTTTTTCTGCTCTTCCTGTGTGTAAACGACTACCTGTCAGCACTCTTATATCCTCAG GAGACGATCCATCAGAAAAGCAGGACTCTGTGCGCAGACCTCCTACCCACGTTGGTCGACTCTGCTGACTGGTTGCTCATCTTCAAATCAAACG AACAACAAGGTGTTTACCAGCCGATTACCATGGTGACGACGGATGAGTTTACACGGCTGATGCCTTGGGCCTTTTACAG tctgctgctgcagcagagcgCTGAGCTGCGACACAGAGCTGTGTGTTGTCCAGGATTCCTTCATGCCGCCGTCCTCTGCTACGCCAGCCTGCTGCAGCTTTTCCTGGACGGACACGAACTTCCATCGACCAGCAAACCCTCCGACAATCAG ATTCTCAACGACGCCAAGAAGTTTCTCCTGAGCGCGATCGCAGAGACGTCTCCAGCCGCTCTGTCCTCCAGCCAGctcacacag CTGGAGTCTCAATGTGCAGATCTGGACCCGGAGGTGTCGGCGGCTCTGTCGGTGCACCTCAACCCTCCCAGCCTGAGCCCGGAGATGGACTTCCTCTGA
- the znf276 gene encoding zinc finger protein 276 isoform X2 yields MKKKSRRGPRSNRTAKTASISEAKRPPGNRGRPRKTVPVTTDGFYHDNAAKDETADVDFSVTAAEDVQKHPESKSKSSGRLSAAVCRLCHGKFSPRSLRHAFNTWPQDSIDLLDDESDAAAQSPLLFHTDFQRLVGVRLDRDPRLSEFICKKCHAKFYKCHSILIRFLQRVNLPPVGKESVKGRKNAKCPESSANHGSAAPPSFTSDPKCLHSLVSWAHHHGEACRSCPDLKEVLEGQCWGSVKAVWGCVDGHRYTMDTQCTAAANPAYAMNFSGGALGSGNGDGVMSEEEEQEEEEDEEEQPGGGNGRTTAGGVSAPAQTHWSSNTEDFQGHEEALSPAPVQLEDRTADSDLSDRVISEDDFDVGRKGLSDDELFEPFSDKRPRRVSVPNKRRRNPKASEEPKIKKKPGPKPGWKNKFKPKGEELPNIYKCPYQGCTAVYRAPDGLKKHIKEHHEEVRERPCPHPGCNKVFMIDRYLQRHVKLIHTEERNYICDQCGQTFKQRKHLSVHQMRHSGAKPLQCEVCGFQCRQRASLKYHMTKHKAEADLEFACLMCGKRFEKAHNLNVHMSMVHPLTQAEAQRGGGGQQQQQQLQQPLYSDLHTITLTGEVVQQDHDR; encoded by the exons atgaagaagaaaagcagacgAGGTCCGAGGTCCAACAGGACGGCGAAGACGGCGAGCATCAGCGAGGCGAAGAGGCCGCCCGGAAACAGAGGGAGGCCTCGGAAGACCGTCCCCGTAACCACGGACGGTTTCTACCACGACAACGCCGCAAAAGACGAGACGGCGGACGTGGACTTCAGTGTGACGGCAGCTGAGGACGTGCAGAAACATCCAGAGAGCAAGTCTAAATCTTCAG GCAGACTGTCAGCCGCCGTCTGCCGGCTCTGCCACGGGAAGTTCTCTCCTCGCAGCCTGCGACACGCCTTCAACACGTGGCCTCAGGACTCCATCGATCTCCTCGACGACGAGTCAGACGCCGCGGCCCAGTCGCCGCTTTTATTCCACACGGACTTCCAGCGACTGGTCGGCGTCCGGTTGGACCGAGATCCACGATTGTCTGAGTTCATCTGCAAGAAATGCCACGCCAAGTTCTACAAGTGCCACAGCATCCTGATCAGGTTTCTGCAGAGGGTCAACCTGCCACCGGTCGGGAAAGAGAGCGTGAAAGGCCG gAAGAACGCAAAGTGTCCAGAGTCCTCAGCGAACCACGGATCAGCAG CGCCACCATCTTTTACCTCAGACCCAAAGTGCCTCCACAGTTTGGTGTCCTGGGCTCACCACCACGGAGAGGCCTGCCGTTCCTGCCCCGACCTGAAGGAGGTGCTGGAGGGTCAGTGTTGGGGCTCCGTTAAGGCCGTCTGGGGTTGCGTTGACGGTCACAGATACACCATGGACACTCAGTGCACAGCGGCGGCCAACCCAGCGTACGCGATGAACTTTAGCGGCGGAGCGTTAGGGAGCGGGAATGGTGACGGCGTGAtgtcggaggaggaggaacaggaggaggaggaggatgaagaggagcaACCTGGTGGTGGAAATGGAAGGACAACAGCAGGAGGTGTAAGCGCTCCAGCTCAGACTCACTGGAGCAGCAACACTGAAG attttcaagGTCATGAGGAGGCGCTGTCTCCTGCTCCGGTCCAGCTGGAGGACAGGACGGCTGACAGCGATCTGTCCGACAG ggtgATCTCCGAGGACGACTTTGACGTGGGTAGAAAAGGTTTATCAGACGACGAGTTGTTCGAGCCGTTCTCGGACAAGAG acCTCGCAGGGTGAGCGTCCccaacaagagaagaagaaacccGAAGGCGTCGGAGGAGCCAAAGATCAAGAAGAAACCTGGACCCAAACCGGGCTGGAAGAACAAGTTCAAACCCAAAGG agagGAGCTGCCAAACATCTACAAGTGTCCGTATCAGGGCTGTACAGCCGTCTATCGAGCTCCGGATGGTTTGAAG aagcACATCAAGGAGCATCACGAGGAGGTGAGGGAGCGACCGTGCCCTCATCCCGGCTGCAACAAGGTTTTCATGATCGACCGCTACCTGCAGCGACACGTCAAGCTCATCCACACAG aggAGAGGAACTACATTTGTGATCAGTGTGGACAAACCTTCAAACAGAGGAAACACCTTTCAGTTCACCAGATGAGACATTCAGGGGCAAAACCACTACA ATGTGAAGTGTGCGGCTTCCAGTGCCGCCAGCGAGCGTCGCTGAAATACCACATGACCAAACACAAGGCAGAGGCCGACTTGGAGTTCGCGTGCCTGATGTGCGGGAAGCGTTTCGAGAAAGCTCACAACCTGAACGTCCACATGTCGATGGTCCACCCGCTGACTCAGGCCGAggctcagagaggaggaggcggccagcagcagcagcagcagctacagcagccgCTGTACTCTGACCTGCACACCATCACTCTGACCGGGGAGGTGGTTCAACAGGACCACGACAGATGA
- the znf276 gene encoding zinc finger protein 276 isoform X1, whose product MKKKSRRGPRSNRTAKTASISEAKRPPGNRGRPRKTVPVTTDGFYHDNAAKDETADVDFSVTAAEDVQKHPESKSKSSAGRLSAAVCRLCHGKFSPRSLRHAFNTWPQDSIDLLDDESDAAAQSPLLFHTDFQRLVGVRLDRDPRLSEFICKKCHAKFYKCHSILIRFLQRVNLPPVGKESVKGRKNAKCPESSANHGSAAPPSFTSDPKCLHSLVSWAHHHGEACRSCPDLKEVLEGQCWGSVKAVWGCVDGHRYTMDTQCTAAANPAYAMNFSGGALGSGNGDGVMSEEEEQEEEEDEEEQPGGGNGRTTAGGVSAPAQTHWSSNTEDFQGHEEALSPAPVQLEDRTADSDLSDRVISEDDFDVGRKGLSDDELFEPFSDKRPRRVSVPNKRRRNPKASEEPKIKKKPGPKPGWKNKFKPKGEELPNIYKCPYQGCTAVYRAPDGLKKHIKEHHEEVRERPCPHPGCNKVFMIDRYLQRHVKLIHTEERNYICDQCGQTFKQRKHLSVHQMRHSGAKPLQCEVCGFQCRQRASLKYHMTKHKAEADLEFACLMCGKRFEKAHNLNVHMSMVHPLTQAEAQRGGGGQQQQQQLQQPLYSDLHTITLTGEVVQQDHDR is encoded by the exons atgaagaagaaaagcagacgAGGTCCGAGGTCCAACAGGACGGCGAAGACGGCGAGCATCAGCGAGGCGAAGAGGCCGCCCGGAAACAGAGGGAGGCCTCGGAAGACCGTCCCCGTAACCACGGACGGTTTCTACCACGACAACGCCGCAAAAGACGAGACGGCGGACGTGGACTTCAGTGTGACGGCAGCTGAGGACGTGCAGAAACATCCAGAGAGCAAGTCTAAATCTTCAG CAGGCAGACTGTCAGCCGCCGTCTGCCGGCTCTGCCACGGGAAGTTCTCTCCTCGCAGCCTGCGACACGCCTTCAACACGTGGCCTCAGGACTCCATCGATCTCCTCGACGACGAGTCAGACGCCGCGGCCCAGTCGCCGCTTTTATTCCACACGGACTTCCAGCGACTGGTCGGCGTCCGGTTGGACCGAGATCCACGATTGTCTGAGTTCATCTGCAAGAAATGCCACGCCAAGTTCTACAAGTGCCACAGCATCCTGATCAGGTTTCTGCAGAGGGTCAACCTGCCACCGGTCGGGAAAGAGAGCGTGAAAGGCCG gAAGAACGCAAAGTGTCCAGAGTCCTCAGCGAACCACGGATCAGCAG CGCCACCATCTTTTACCTCAGACCCAAAGTGCCTCCACAGTTTGGTGTCCTGGGCTCACCACCACGGAGAGGCCTGCCGTTCCTGCCCCGACCTGAAGGAGGTGCTGGAGGGTCAGTGTTGGGGCTCCGTTAAGGCCGTCTGGGGTTGCGTTGACGGTCACAGATACACCATGGACACTCAGTGCACAGCGGCGGCCAACCCAGCGTACGCGATGAACTTTAGCGGCGGAGCGTTAGGGAGCGGGAATGGTGACGGCGTGAtgtcggaggaggaggaacaggaggaggaggaggatgaagaggagcaACCTGGTGGTGGAAATGGAAGGACAACAGCAGGAGGTGTAAGCGCTCCAGCTCAGACTCACTGGAGCAGCAACACTGAAG attttcaagGTCATGAGGAGGCGCTGTCTCCTGCTCCGGTCCAGCTGGAGGACAGGACGGCTGACAGCGATCTGTCCGACAG ggtgATCTCCGAGGACGACTTTGACGTGGGTAGAAAAGGTTTATCAGACGACGAGTTGTTCGAGCCGTTCTCGGACAAGAG acCTCGCAGGGTGAGCGTCCccaacaagagaagaagaaacccGAAGGCGTCGGAGGAGCCAAAGATCAAGAAGAAACCTGGACCCAAACCGGGCTGGAAGAACAAGTTCAAACCCAAAGG agagGAGCTGCCAAACATCTACAAGTGTCCGTATCAGGGCTGTACAGCCGTCTATCGAGCTCCGGATGGTTTGAAG aagcACATCAAGGAGCATCACGAGGAGGTGAGGGAGCGACCGTGCCCTCATCCCGGCTGCAACAAGGTTTTCATGATCGACCGCTACCTGCAGCGACACGTCAAGCTCATCCACACAG aggAGAGGAACTACATTTGTGATCAGTGTGGACAAACCTTCAAACAGAGGAAACACCTTTCAGTTCACCAGATGAGACATTCAGGGGCAAAACCACTACA ATGTGAAGTGTGCGGCTTCCAGTGCCGCCAGCGAGCGTCGCTGAAATACCACATGACCAAACACAAGGCAGAGGCCGACTTGGAGTTCGCGTGCCTGATGTGCGGGAAGCGTTTCGAGAAAGCTCACAACCTGAACGTCCACATGTCGATGGTCCACCCGCTGACTCAGGCCGAggctcagagaggaggaggcggccagcagcagcagcagcagctacagcagccgCTGTACTCTGACCTGCACACCATCACTCTGACCGGGGAGGTGGTTCAACAGGACCACGACAGATGA